A genome region from Arachis duranensis cultivar V14167 chromosome 6, aradu.V14167.gnm2.J7QH, whole genome shotgun sequence includes the following:
- the LOC107494702 gene encoding uncharacterized protein LOC107494702 → MADPMMKALTAIALIASLLVCSSLASSDVPFIVAHKKATLNRINSGAERVSVTIDIYNQGTSTAYDVSLTDDGWPSDKFSVISGSTTKSWEKLDAGGILSHTFELETNTKGVFAGEPAVIKFRVPTKAALQEALSTPILPLDVLADRPPEQKFEWAKRLLAKYGSLISVISIIVLFVYLVATPSKSSTKGSKKRR, encoded by the exons ATGGCGGATCCAATGATGAAGGCACTCACCGCTATAGCTCTGATAGCATCGCTGTTGGTGTGTTCCTCACTTGCTTCCTCCGACGTCCCTTTCATCGTCGCGCACAAGAAGGCCACGCTCAACAGGATCAATTCCGGTGCTGAGAGGGTTTCCGTCACCATCGACATCTATAACCAAGGAACCTC GACTGCATATGATGTAAGTCTAACAGATGATGGCTGGCCAAGTGATAAATTTAGTGTAATCAGTGGTAGCACCACAAAGTCATGGGAGAAGCTTGATGC TGGTGGCATCCTCTCCCACACTTTTGAGCTTGAGACAAATACAAAGGGAGTATTTGCTGGCGAACCAGCTGTCATAAAATTCCGTGTTCCCACAAAGGCTGCTTTACAG GAGGCATTATCAACTCCCATATTGCCCTTGGATGTTCTTGCTGATAGACCTCCTGAGCAGAAGTTTGAATGG GCTAAG AGGTTGCTGGCTAAGTATGGATCTCTTATCTCGGTGATATCCATCATTGTTTTGTTTGTGTATCTGGTTGCTACACCATCAAAGTCCAGCACAAAAGGAAGCAAGAAGAGGCGTTAA